The genomic segment TCCTACCCATGCTCTTGAACCTTAAGCCTCTGTAAACGCTGTATCCATAGGCTTCAAGTATGGAGGCCGTAAACCTCTCGAACTCTCTCCAGTCTAAATATCTAGCTACGTAAGATATGTCCGCTCCTAAGCTTAGACATAATACGGCTATCCGAATCCTATTACCCTCCATTATCCTAACCTTTCCATCCTCAAAGTCGACTAAGTCTTTAACGCTGGATAAAACGTCTTCAACCACGTCTTTAGGTATGCCTGTTTCTCTGCTTAACCTGCTTAA from the Candidatus Bathyarchaeota archaeon genome contains:
- a CDS encoding restriction endonuclease, giving the protein MRNPDQMVKREILKAFLKAKIGEELSLSRLSRETGIPKDVVEDVLSSVKDLVDFEDGKVRIMEGNRIRIAVLCLSLGADISYVARYLDWREFERFTASILEAYGYSVYRGLRFKSMGRRWEVDIVALRRPAVLCLNCKHHLRQNWSILRKAALEELNRAEALKQAVKYLKLDPKPSEG